The following is a genomic window from Sciurus carolinensis chromosome 15, mSciCar1.2, whole genome shotgun sequence.
CTAagacttgtcttttcttttgacaGAGATACCGAACAAAGCCATACTGTTGTAGCCTGTGCAGATACTCAACAAAGGTGCTTGCTTCGCTCAAAAACCATTTACATCGTCACCACGAAGATGAGGCTGACCAGGAGCTGGTGATCCCATGCCCCAACTGCACCTTTGCCTCTCAGCCCAAGGTGGTGGGCAAGCACTTCAGGATGTTCCACGCACCTGTTCGAAAGGTCCAGAACTACACAGTGAACATTTTAGGTGAGACTAAGTCATCTAGAAGCGACGTGATCAGTTTCACATGTTTGAAGTGTAGCTTTTCGAACACCTTGTACTACAGCATGAAGAAGCACGTGCTAGTGGCTCATTTTCACTACTTGATCAACTCTTACTTTGGCCTGAGAACTGAGGAGGCAGGGGACCAACAGAAAGCAGGCGATGCTGCTTCTGAGGACAGGACCCCCCCGCCCGACCGGTACTACTGTAAAAAGTGCAGTGCCAATGCCAGCAGCCAGGACGCTCTGATGTACCACATCCTGACATCCGACTTGCACAGGGACTTGGAGAACAAGCTGAGGTCTGTGATTTCAGAGCACATCAAGAGGACGGGGCTCTTAAAGCAGATGCACATTGCCCCAAAGCCAGCTGCCCGGGTGGCCATACCACCCAGCAGCGGCGCCCCTGGCATCCCGGCACCGCCACCTTGCTTTCGTCTTACCTTGCCACAGAGCGGCCAGAGCCCGGCCGTGGTGCAGCCAGTGACAGTGGCCCCGGGTTCTGCTGGGAGCCTGACCCACTCCCCGCCTGCGGTGGCCCAGTCCCATGTGACCCTGGTCTCCAGCCCTCTGCCTGTGTGCCAGAGCGGCCTCTCCCTGCAGCCCTCCGCCCCCCAGCCTGTCCTCCTGTCTCACGGGGTGCCACTCAGCCAGCCCGTGAACCCCCCTGTGTTGCCCCTCACCCAGCCTGTGGGGCCCATGAATAAGCCTGTCGGGAAGAGCGTCCTCCCCGTGAGTCAGGCTGTCCGCCCCGGGGTCTTGCCCCTCACCCAGCCTGTGGGACCCATAAGCCGACCTGTTGGGCCTGGTGTCTTGCCTGCCAGTCCCTCGGTCACCCCCGGGGTTCTGCAGGCTGTCTCACCAGGGGTGATTTCTGTGGGTAGAGCAGCGCCATCGGGGGTCCTTCCTGCAGGCCAAATGACCCCTGCGGGGGTCATCCCTGGGCAGACAGCGACTTCTGGGGTTCTCCCCACTGGCCAGGTGGCCCAGTCAGGAGCTCTCCCTGTTGGCCAGACAGCCCCTTCTCGGGTTCTTCCCCCTGGTCCGACGGTGCCCTTGAGAGTTCTCCCTGCAGGCCAGGTGGTCCCATCTGGCCTGCTCTCTCCCAGCCAGGCCGTCCCTGCGGGGGTGGTCCCTGTGAACCAGGGTGTGAGTTCTGGTGTGCTGCAGCTCAGTCCGTCAGTCAGCACGGGTGTCCTGCCCGTGAGCCCCCCGGTGAGGGCCGGGGCCTCGCAGAGCACCACCTTCCTCACGTCAGGCTCCATTCTCAGGCAGCTCATTCCCACTGGGAAGCAGGTGAATGGGATCCCCACCTACACCCTGGCTCCGGTGTCTGTCACTCTGCCTGTGCCCCCTGGCACCAGCATGGCCACTGTTGCCCCCCCGCAGGTTCCCGTCCAGCTCTTACCCTCGGGCACAGGTACGCACGGGGCCAGTTCCCTGCCCAGTCTGCCCTCCCCACCGGTGCTGGTGAGCACTGCCCAGAGCGTGTTCGTTCAGGCCGCCCCGTCCGCAGCGGATGCCAACCAGGTGCTCAGACAGGCCAAGCAGTGGAAAACCTGCCGGGTGTGCAACGAGCTCTTCCCGTCCAACGTCTACCAGGTGCACATGGAGGTGGCTCACAAGCACGGCGAGTCCAAGCTCTGCCGGGTGTGCAATGAGCTCTTTCCGACCAACGTCTACCAGGTGCATGTGGAGGTGGCTCATAAGCACGGCGAGTCCAAGGCAAGCGAGAAGCTGGAGCCCGAGAAGCTGGCTGCATGCGCACCCTTCCTGAAGTGGGTGCGGGAGAGGGCCGTGCGGTGCCTGTCCTGCAAGTGTGCGGTCTCGGAGGAGGAGCTCATGCGCCACCTGCTCATGCATGGCCTGGGTTGCCTGTTCTGCCCCTGCACCTTCCACGACATCCGGGGCCTCCTGGAGCACAGCAGGACTAAGCACCTGGGCAAGAAGAAGCTGCCCCTGGACTACAGCAACAGGGGCTTCCAGCTGGACCTGGACGCCAGTGGCAACCTTCTGTTCCCCCATCTCGACTTCAGCACCATACTGCCACGGGAGAAGCTGGGGGAGCGGGAGGTCTACCTGGCCATCCTTGCCGGGATACACTCCAAGTCCCTGGTGCCCGTGTACGTTAAGGTGAGGCCTCAGCCGGAGGCTCTGCCCAGGGCCCCCAGCAGACAGAAGCTGACCTGTCCCTTCTGCTTTGGCACCTTCCTGACAGCTGAGGCCTATGAGCTGCACCTCAAGGACAGGCACCATGTGATGCCGACCGTCCACACGATGCTCAGGTCTCCAGCCTTCAAGTGTATCCACTGCTGTGGGGTCTACACTGGAAACATGACCCTGGCGGCCATCGCTGTGCACTTGCTGCGCTGCAGAAGTGCTCCCAAGGACAGCAGCTCGGGTCTGCAGATCCAGCCAGGTTTTATTGAGAGCAGCGAGCTGCTGTTGGTCAATGGGGAAGTGATTCCTGATTCTACTTTTCCTGTAAAGAGGAAGTTGCCAGATGGCCATGTGGGAACAGATGACCAGCTGGAGCGGGAGGAGCCTCTGCTTGTCCTAAACACTGAGGTAGCGCCAGGTCCAGAGAAAGGGACAAGTGTTGTGCCTCTGAAGAGACAGAGGAACGAAGGCAGGACAGAGGGACTCACGGCTGGCGATGACATGCTCCAGGTCTTGGTATTAGACCCTAAGAAATATGAAGGCCGTTCCTACGAGGACAAAAAGCAGTTTCTTAGAGATTATTTCCATAAGAGGCCCTATCCTAGCAGaaaagaagtagaattgctgTCCTCGCTCTTATGGGTGTGGAAAATCGATGTGGCTGCGTTTTTTGGGAAAAGGAGATATATTTGCATGAAAGCAATAAAAAACCACAAGCCCTCTGTGCTTCTAGGCTTTGATATGTCTGAACTTAAAAATGTTAAGCACAGGTTGAACTTTGAATATGAACCACAGCATTCATAGGAGAGTGAGCCTCAGCCCCAGGCCATGTGGTTCCTGGACATAGACTGCCCTGCTGAGTCCAGTCCCCCCTGCTGCTCTTCAGGTGCTCGGAGAGACTTCtgctgaggaagaggagggtTCTTAGATTGGTTGTTTCCTGCAGTTGGGGTCTAACAGttactctgttttcttctgtcaTGTAAATTAAATCTTTTGGTATTCATGCACGTCTTGTTTTCCTAGTAGCTCAGTATTGGATGAACTGAAACCTGCAAGtacttggtttttaattttaggaaatgtCAGCTTGTTGGAGAGTTCTTGATCCATGGGAGATTCCTACAGACCTACAAAGTGGCGGGCACAGGGTTGTGTCGGAGGAGTGCACCCTGTGATGTGTGCAGCTCCCTGTGGACACCCTGCATTAACTTCTGCCGGTTCTTCGGAAGCTGCTTGCTTATGAGATTATAATTCTGATTTAACACTTCTTCATATTTGTCTTgacgacttttttttttttttttttaggtcataACTCAtagaaaaccaaatgttttcatttattaaaaatacccCGAGTCTAAGGTCTGGCGTGCAGCTCATCATGGAGCTTTGCTTTATAAAGTCACCGTAGGAGCAGAAGCACTTTCCAGCTCAGACTTTGGCAGGCCGCTCCTCACTCAGGTCAGCGGCTGCTTAGTGCCTTTAGAGTAACACCCCCCAGCGTGCTGCTCCAGCCTGAGCTGCTCCCAGGCGGGGCAGTGGCCCGGCGAAGGACCCAGAGCTGTCCCTGTGGTGGGGTAGTGAGGGTTGGGATGCGTGGCGAGGAAAtcctgggctctctctgctctggcCCGATGGTGCAGGTGAGTGGTCAGGGTGGCTGCTGAAGTCTTCACCTGTGGTGTCTCAGGGTGTGAAGTAGCATGAGCTCCCAGCACCAGGGCCGCCCCACGGGGCTGATCGGTGCTGTGGGGCACGCAGCAGAGGGCAGGACAGTCCTGGGAGGCCAGCAGTGGATTGCTTGCATGCAGTTGCTGTGATGTGTGCTTTTGAGGCGGTTGTGAAACTGGTCTGTGGCACTCGGTGTACTCTTGTAAATTCAGAGAGCTTGTTGGActttatagttgtttttttttttttttttctttttttttttttacctattgtTTCAGAGTgtctattttgaattaaaatttgttaCACCACTGCAACTAGAGCTGGTTGATTCTTTTAACATTAAAACATGctgtgagccaggcatggtggagctcAGGAGTtgaaggccaggctgggcaacatagtgagaccccatctcctgaagaaatgaacaaaaaattacCGACTCATAGGAATAATCTAAACAGGGATATAGATACACATTTATTGTTAAGGATCATTACTTGTGTGAAAATAAGCATGACTCAAGGCCAATCACCAGTCACCACGTTGGTGCATGtgtgaatttgtttttgttactgtgagaAAGTATCTGAAATTGGGTGGTTTCATAAAGAGGtgttggctcatggttctggaggcccaAGGTGGGGGAACTCACCTGGTGCCCTCTTGCTGGCAGGGGCCTGAGGGGGCACAGGGCATCACGAGGCAGAGACTGATCCTTCTGCTCTCAGGGCCACCAGGGTCCAGGCTGAGGCCCTCATCTCATCCGACCCTCCCAGAGGCCATCTGTGGGCCACGTGGAGGATGCAGCTCTTCTGCCCGATGCCTCACAGAGGGATTAGGTCTCAGCATGTGTGCTCGTGGGTGGCTCCCAGACCATAGTGTGACTGGGGTTCCCTGTTTGTGGCAGCCCCCACAGTGCCAGGGAGGACACAGCTGGGAGGTGGGTGCCATGAGCTTTGCTCTTGCTGCCCCTGTGCTGGGTGGTGGAGTCTGGGTTGGCCCTCCTGCCTGCGTGTGTGCTGGGGCCCCTCAGCCGCCACACCTGCCAGAGAGCAGCAGCACACCCCCCCCcatgccccgccccgccccagtTGGGGCTGCCAAGTGGCCCCTAGTGAGGCAGAAAGCCTCGGGAGCGTGACCACCATCAGTACATTCTGATTTTTCACGCATCTTAGCTGTGTTACAGCTTTCGATGCCGAATCTTAGTGCTGTGTGAATTGCTAGTTACTAAGCAGATTTATAGGGGTATAGATAAGTAAAGTTGAGCTTTGGAAAGCACACGTGAGAGTTCTTGCTGATGTAATAATTTATTACTgaaaaatgacaataatttttAAGGTCTGCCTAGAAATACCAGCTATTCAGTATTTGCAGGGAGATGGGCTGAAAGATGGGCAGCCAGTCAGGCCCAGTCGGCACTGCCATCAAGGTGCCTGCCCTGACCTGTGGCTGAGGGTGGGTGCTCAaggggtgggcaggggtgggCTTGTGTGCCTCCTCGGGTCCATGCAGTCTCACATGTGTTTCTGCTGCCCTGGTGACATGGTGCTCAGCGGTGCCGTGCTTCTGCTGTAGCTCCTGAGCTTTTGGGGTGTGCCGGCTGCTGGACGTGGTGGCACGCACCCATGGACACAGGTGCttgggactgaggcaggaggaagaggaattcaaggccagtccAGGAAACGGACTGGTCTCAGGataggagagggctggggatggggctcgtggtggagcatttgcttagcatgtgtgaggccctgggctccatccccagcactaaaaaaaacaaaagacgcACAGGCATCCTGACTTGCTCTGCCCTTTTCTGGTGTTGACACTGTTGGTTCCTGGAACCCTTGCCGCATGCCTGGTGCCCTTCTGGACCCTGGGAATGAGTGCCACGTGACAGCCTGCGTGCAGGGGTGCTGGCTGGAGAGCGGCGAAGCTGCACACAGCTGGGGTGCAGGACTCCTGCGGCCCTCACCTGGGCAGTGCTGCTGGAAACGGCTGGGCTTAGAACTGAGCCGTGTCCTCGTGCTGGTCAGTGGACTGCTTTCCCCCAGCAGCCCTTTCCTTCAGCTCTGTGGTCCAGTTACATGGGCTCTGGGGCCACACCTGCTGACCTGGGCTTCTGCAGCTTTGGTTGTTTCCAGGTCCTACATGCCAGTCTCAGGCCTCTTCCAGTTCTCAGTGATTTGTCCTTATTATTAATCCATCTTTAACTACAAGCTTTAAGTCATTTTGGCAGCACAGATGGTAAAGGATTGAGACCAAAAGGGAAGCTACTTTGACATGTCGCAAATGTGCCCTGAGAACGCTTACTCAACAGTGTGTCCCCAGCTGAACATGCAGATCCTAAACCTAGGAGTTTGCAGTTCATGACCTGTGCACCTCCTAGGAGAAGGGTCCGAGCCGCTTAGAAGTTTGAAAGACAAGTGGAGAATATCATCAGGCTTTTGTAACAGTTGGGATGAGGGTTGAGCTAGACACTGTCACCCTCAAAGCTCTAGGATCATCCTTCCCGGGACTGCTGTACTCTTAGGGGCTGCTCTGTAGGTGCTGGGGCTGGTGTTTCTCAGCCCTTAAAAGAAGGAACTCCCAACCACTTgtcctcttctctttgttctcctcctCTGTCAAAGGGCAGGAACTTACTCCAGGCCCGGGTCTGGGTGGTAGCAGTTTCACAGTGACAGCTTGGAGTTGACTTGCGTGGTCATCACAGGTGGAAGCCACGCTCTGCTAAAACCTGAGGACACACAATCTGAGGTTTGTTGCTATGGCGATTTTCCTGGGCACAGCTCGTGATGAGTGATCAGGTGATGGGGTCGGGGAGCTCCTCATTTTATGGTTCTCGAGGGGCTGCACCATTTGGAGTTCTGGTGTGTTCCATAAGCTCGTGGGCCTGGTTTTCCCATATGAGATTGATATGCCCatgcatccatgtgcttctgattaattcTGTAAGTTCACAGGTGGTCATTCTTACTAGCATGATTAATTTATCAGTTTGTGTCTACGGTTGTGCCAGGCAGATGGTGGctgtttacttgtacaaacaatGTGTGTAGTCATTTCACCTCAAAGGTTatactcaaaatggagtagctcCTGGTACAAAACTGCTTTACAAGATAGCAACACAGGTTTAGGCACagtctgagaactgctgttctacacaccatggagtcactcaggacaggcgcagcctgagagctgctgttctacacaccatggagtcactcaggacaggcacagcctgagagctgctgttctgcacaccatggagtcactcagggcaggcacagcctgagagctgctgtttaACACACCAtagagtcactcagggcaggcacagcctgagagctgctgttctacaccatggagtcactagggcagacacagcctgagagctgctgttctacaaaCCATGGAGTCGGTAGGGCAGACAAAGCCTGCTCTCCACAATTCCTGTCCTGCGAGGGGAGGCAAGTCAGATTTACCCATTACAGATGAACCAAGCATGACCCAGAGGGCTGAGTGGCTTTTCTTGAGTTGTAGTAGAGTCCTGTGTATAGCCGCATCTTAGCTGAGACCACTTGCCAGCATGGGAGAGTCTTTAGAAACTGCTGAGCTGCATGGTATTAAGCAACTTCGGTGAGGAGAAAGGGCCGTGCTGAAGAAACTAGAGAGCAGCCTGAGAGAGAGTCTGGTACTGGGCTGAGAAGCCCTGCTGAGCAGGAGTAGGCCAGCCTGCTGCTCCACATTGGCATGCATCAGCTGGGGATGGATCCGGGTATAGTTCTGCTGGTGTTTGGCTTTCGCATTCCCCAGCAGCAACGTTCTGCCCTCTGGCAGGGTGCAAGGAAGTCCTTGGAGAGAACTGAGGTGGAAGAGAGGAGAGCAGAGTGTCCTGGTGCATGTGGTCCTCAGCCAGTGACTGCCAGCTGGAGCCTCAGCTGTGTGGTGGGAAGTCCTGCGAGCCTGGCACGGGAAGGGCTCTGCATCACTCCATCCAGGAGGTGCTGGGTGCCCCGTACCACAGGCCCTGCCTGCTGTCGTGGCTGCATGATCTTGGGTTCAGTCAGACCCCAGTCCCAGCTTCACCAGACCCTTGTGGCAGCTCCTCTCCCAAGGCATTGAGGCAGTGGTAGCATTGGCTTTAGGCCCTGCAGGGGACGGCTGCTTCCATTCTCTCCACCGCAGCAGGTGGCCTTTGCTGAGACACTCAGGTCAGAGACATGTGCAGTGTGGGCCCAGAGCAGAGTCCCGGCACACAGCTTAGGCCACTCGAGTCTTCTGCAGAGCACCTTGTGTGGTCTGGGACTTCATTCTGAGCGTTTTCCTTTGGACGCTGAGTTTTGGATCCAGGTAGGAAATACCACAGTCAagttctttgttttctcctcACTGCTGGGGACTGACCCCAGCCTCTGCATGCTGGCAAAcctctgccactgaactgtgtCACCAGCCCTTCTTAGTTTACTTTGAGGCAGGCtccagctgcccaggctggcctccagcttgtgaccctcctgcctcagcctctgggatgaTGGGATTGCAAGCGCGTGCCACCGGGCCCGCCACAGTCACGGTCTCCCTGGTCACCCCACCTACTTGCCACCCTTTCCCTGCTGCTCCTGCCTCCATCACTGGCTGATTCTCCACCTCCCCATTGGGTCCTGTCCGACACTGGGGGACCATGGTCTTGCCCTCGAGAGCTCCCAGCCCTGAAGCTGTGACCCTGTGCCCTGTCCGTGCTGCAGAGTGTGGAGAAGGCAGGCTGACAGGGGAGAGAGTGGATCCTGGGTGAGGGCTGGGTGCTGGCGGGGTGCCCGTTTCAGGCTGGTAGCAGCACCAGGCAGCTCTGGGCTGCTGCTTCTGGGCagtgcccctcccccccccccccattcagGAGTGCCAGGTAGTAGCAAAGAGTTAGACTTCAGGGTTAAGTTCACAAATGGGATCAGACCGATAAGCTGGGAGGTTCTGGAGACATTTTGCTGAACAAACTTGATGGAAATCACCTTGGCAGTAAGTGGCCAAGAGCCTTCCTCCTGCCCAGTCCTGTGCTGAGGCAGAGCACAGCTGGGGTACAGCTGGCAGAAGGCCCAGCAGGCTGAGGAAGGCCCATGAATGAGGTGTGGTGCCCAGGAGGTAACGCAGGGGCCCATGTGGGGTGgtggcctggggtggggagcagcGGGTGGCATGCAAGGCACTGATGGACTAGTGCATCAGGGGTGACTGAAGCAGGCTTCTTGCTGTGTTGGTGACTTTGCTTCATTATGACCCGAACACCTGCCCAGACAACtcggctcacagttccagaggttcgGTCCATGGTGGGTGACCCACGACTCGGGGCCCTCGGCGGAAGGGCGTGGCAGAGGAGCGCTGCTCCATTCGCGCCATCCCGGAAGGTGGCGATGAAGCCTCCcaggcacaccccacctgcctctagtcGCCACCCAGTCAGACCActcaaaccaggatggactggTTGGGCTACAGCTCTCAGCGCAGCcatttcacctctggacattCCTGCACTAACAGGAGCCTCTGGGACACTCGTCAAAACCACAACACTTGCAGACAAGGAGAGGGAGAATAGGAGGGGAGCCCTGCAGAATAGATGGGAATGAGGTGTTGGAACCTACGGTGGGAGAGACAGGAGTGGCAGGGGTGGGTACACGCGCCTGTGTGAGGACGATCAGGCGGCAGAGCACTCGGTTTGGAGCAGCTGAAGGACTCAGAAGTTCCTTTCACTTGCAGCTGTGGCTTGTCCAGTGAAAGGTTGCAGACAGTGTCCTCCACGGGAGATGCGGGTGGGCTCTGGAGGAGGCCGGTGCGCAACCTCTGGGGAGTCACGTGGATGCTGTGGCCGAGCAAAGCAGGGGCAGCTGCTGAGCCTGGCTCCCGAGCTCCAGAGGAAAGTGGGGGTCACCTTCAGTCTCGCTGTGAGCAGACTGTCACCTTCAGTCACCTTCAGTCTCGCTGTGAGCAGACTGTCACCTTCAGTCACCTTCAGTCTCGCTGTGAGCAGACTGTTGAGGTGAAGGGTGTGATGCTGGTCAGTGAGCGTGTTCCTGAGGGCAGCCCAGGAGGTGGCCAAGGATGAGCAACTCAGGCCTGGGGCCGACtttctgctgtgtgtgtgtgtgtgagtgtgtgtgtgtgattctccAGGGCTGCCTCTGGGAAGGCCTGGGGCCGACTTcctgcacgtgtgtgtgtgtgtgtgtgtgtgtgtgtgtgtgtgattctccagggctgcctctgggaaggcctggggccgacttcctgtgtgtgtgtgtgtgtgtgtgtgtgagtgtgattcTCCAGGGCTGTCGCTGGGAAGGCCTGGGGACgacttcctgtgtgtgtgtgtgtgtgtgtgtgtgtgtgtgtgtgtgtgtgatacccCAGGGCTGCCCCTGGAAGGCCTGGGGCCGACTTcctgcacgtgtgtgtgtgtgtgtgtgtgtgtgtgtgagtgtgattcTCCAGGGCTGCCCCTGGGAAGGCCTGGGGTCGACTTcctgcgcgtgtgtgtgtgtgtgtgtgtgtgtgtgtgtgtgtgtgagtgtgattcTCCAGGGCTGCCCCTGGGAAGGCCTGGGGCCGACTTcctgcacgtgtgtgtgtgtgtgtgtgtgtgagtgtgattcTCCAGGGCTGCCCCTGGGAATGCCTGGCGTCGACttcctgcgtgtgtgtgtgtgtgtgtgtgtgtgtgtgtgtgagtgtgattcTCCAGGGCTGCCTCTGGGAAGGCCTGGGGCTGACTTcctgcacgtgtgtgtgtgtgtgtgtgtgtgtgagtgtgattcTCCAGGGCTGCCTCTGGGAAGGCCTGGGGCTGACTTcctgcacgtgtgtgtgtgtgtgtgtgtgtgtgtgtgtgtgtgtgtccagggctgcccctgggaaggcctggggccgacttcctgtgtgtgtgtgtgtgtgtgtgtgtgtctgtgattCTCCAGGGCTGCCTCTGGGAAGGCCTGGGGCCGActtcccgtgtgtgtgtgtgtgtgtgtgtgtgtgtgtgattctccAGGGCTGCCCCTGGGAAGGCCTGGGACCGACttcccatgtgtgtgtgtgtgtgtgagattctccagggctgcccctgggaaggcctggggccgacttcctgtgtgtgtgtgtgtgtgtgtgtgtgtgtgtgattctccagggctgcccctgggaaggcctggggccgacttcctgtgtgtgtgtgtgtgtgtgtgtgtgtctgtgattCTCCAGGGCTGCCCCTGGGAAGGCCTGGGACCGActtcccgtgtgtgtgtgtgtgtgtgtgtgtgtgtgtgagattctCCAGGGCTGCCCCTGGGAAGGCCTGGGGCCGACTTCCTGCACATGCGTGTACTTCTATGTGTATGCTGCGGTGCTCTCTTGCATGCAACGCCAAGGGCTGCCCCGTACACCCATCCTGCAGCCTCATCCTGTCTCCTGATGGCTGTTCTCCTTAGTTGCAATAGTGCTCCCTGGGGAGAAGGTGCGTGTAAGATGGACCAGAATATACTCTGAGAATAGTGCAACCAAGTGTGAAGGTACACAGGGGCCTGGAGACACCCACTAGTCAGTCTTTTtgacattaaaacaaacaatGAAGGTAATGGATTataaccacaaaataaaacaggagtCTATAGTTTATACTGatgtaagtaaataaagaatTCCTTAAGTTGACCAGGACTGTGAGGTACCCATGCTCTCCAGGCGTCTTCCCACACAACACTCAGCAGTTACCCAGGAAAGAGAACGGCTCTGTGGGGCGGCCCTACGGGTCCTCCTGTGGTGACTTAGCCAGACCCTGGGTGGAGGACGCCCTGTGAGCCCCCCGCTGTCCTGAGAGGCTCACAGAGCTGGTGAAACTGCAGCCAGGTGCATGGAGAGCACCACTGAGTATTCAGAAAAGCTCCTCCCGGAGCCTTGGGTGCAGTCCAGGTTCTCCTCTGTAGAGTGGGAAGCACGGCACCAACTCGCAGAGAGTGTGTAAGGGTAGGTGAAAAGACCAGACGGCCAGCCCTCGGCACCAACGGTCCCCCGTCAGCATGCACGAGACACTGGTAACACATTTCATTAACTCAAAGGCaaaaaaatttattctctgatatataaaaccaaaacaactttAATATATAATGACAaagttttgttgcttttctttttttaaagaagaaaattgcaGAAGTATAGACTTGGGTAGAAAAATACACTTGCACAGCTCTTCCCAGCAGCCTGCGGTGCCTGCAGTTACCAGCCACAGGCACGAAGCTGAGTAAGCCTTGttcttttcaaaacacaaattcTCATGTGTGTAACAACTTAACACCTGGTAAGAAATACAGCTTCCCTTCTTGGTAGTGGACACATTTATTCCACAGACACTAATACCAGCAGAGACCCGGAGAAAACGCACGTCCTGGTGACCCTCCTGGGCATTCCCTCAGCTCCATGGCATGCCTCCCTGGTCAGCACCTCCCCTGCTGCAGCTCTGAGTGTCTTGGGGCCCCCCCACGGGTGCCTTGCACCGTCCTGTACTCAGAAGGTATGTTGCGGCCCCTTgcacaaaataagaaattcagaCACAGGCAGGAAGCTACTCAGTAGAGGTTACTCTGcccaaaaaataatttccaaaaggaaaataagtttcttttcaCTTAACAAATTCGGGACAAAGGCAGCGGGCTGCATTAAATCTTTCTGACCTTCAGGGATCAGGACTGGCCTGCCACTGACCAGCAGGTGGTGCTGGACCACGTGGAGAGCAGCAGTGAAGTTCAcgcctagaaaacctggaaaatACTCTTCCTGTGTTTGCACGAGACTTATTTGGCCAAAGTTTGTTCTCAAagcaaaaatgtaatattttctcCCTGACACTGGATTCAAGCAGAAAACacacttcaaataaaatttaattgaatcAAACATGAATAAACCTCTAAAAGTTCAAAGTGACAATGAATTTAATATTTGTCAAAACCATCATGTTCATGTGACTTGCTGGTGGTCAAAAGCAAGAGAACCCCTGCTGCTGACCACCATGGTAGGAACGGAGGTCAGCAGGTGTTCTCCAACCGACAGGGAGAAATGGCTACTGCCAGGCAGATAACCCCACCTCTGGTGCCTGGGGCTTGCTGTGCGCCACCTCTTCAGGAAACACCCAAAACCACCCCAGGATGAGTTGGGCGCAGGGGGCTTTCAGTCGCACCT
Proteins encoded in this region:
- the Adnp2 gene encoding activity-dependent neuroprotector homeobox protein 2, producing the protein MFQIPVENLDNIRKVRKRVKGILVDVGLDSCRELLKDLKGFDPGEKFFYNTSWGDVSLWEPSGKKVRYRTKPYCCSLCRYSTKVLASLKNHLHRHHEDEADQELVIPCPNCTFASQPKVVGKHFRMFHAPVRKVQNYTVNILGETKSSRSDVISFTCLKCSFSNTLYYSMKKHVLVAHFHYLINSYFGLRTEEAGDQQKAGDAASEDRTPPPDRYYCKKCSANASSQDALMYHILTSDLHRDLENKLRSVISEHIKRTGLLKQMHIAPKPAARVAIPPSSGAPGIPAPPPCFRLTLPQSGQSPAVVQPVTVAPGSAGSLTHSPPAVAQSHVTLVSSPLPVCQSGLSLQPSAPQPVLLSHGVPLSQPVNPPVLPLTQPVGPMNKPVGKSVLPVSQAVRPGVLPLTQPVGPISRPVGPGVLPASPSVTPGVLQAVSPGVISVGRAAPSGVLPAGQMTPAGVIPGQTATSGVLPTGQVAQSGALPVGQTAPSRVLPPGPTVPLRVLPAGQVVPSGLLSPSQAVPAGVVPVNQGVSSGVLQLSPSVSTGVLPVSPPVRAGASQSTTFLTSGSILRQLIPTGKQVNGIPTYTLAPVSVTLPVPPGTSMATVAPPQVPVQLLPSGTGTHGASSLPSLPSPPVLVSTAQSVFVQAAPSAADANQVLRQAKQWKTCRVCNELFPSNVYQVHMEVAHKHGESKLCRVCNELFPTNVYQVHVEVAHKHGESKASEKLEPEKLAACAPFLKWVRERAVRCLSCKCAVSEEELMRHLLMHGLGCLFCPCTFHDIRGLLEHSRTKHLGKKKLPLDYSNRGFQLDLDASGNLLFPHLDFSTILPREKLGEREVYLAILAGIHSKSLVPVYVKVRPQPEALPRAPSRQKLTCPFCFGTFLTAEAYELHLKDRHHVMPTVHTMLRSPAFKCIHCCGVYTGNMTLAAIAVHLLRCRSAPKDSSSGLQIQPGFIESSELLLVNGEVIPDSTFPVKRKLPDGHVGTDDQLEREEPLLVLNTEVAPGPEKGTSVVPLKRQRNEGRTEGLTAGDDMLQVLVLDPKKYEGRSYEDKKQFLRDYFHKRPYPSRKEVELLSSLLWVWKIDVAAFFGKRRYICMKAIKNHKPSVLLGFDMSELKNVKHRLNFEYEPQHS